In one window of Methanoculleus chikugoensis DNA:
- a CDS encoding glutamate--tRNA ligase, which produces METDIERLLFIYALQNAVKHDSAPKSGTVIGTVLGKHPEFRSRAKELGPLAGKAIAEVAAMSAAERKSRLLELAPELVAELTETHEKSRELPALEGAENGVVMRFAPNPSGPLHLGHARASVLNDYYVRRYGGRYVLRVEDTDPRRVDPEAYAMVLEDIEWLGLGITDIVYQSDRLDIYYDWCRKLIELGGAYVCVCDSERFRELKLKGKACPCRERTVEENLELWQKMLDGEFYEGDATVRVKTELAHPDPAMRDYSAMRIVNAPLHPRVENTVFPLMNFSVAVDDHLLGITHVIRGKDHIANTRRQRYLFDYFGWKPPVYRHYGRMGISGVVLSTSGMREGIKSGLYTGWDDIHLGTMRAIARRGIEPEAVRNAMIDIGIGETDISFSWENLYARNKELVDPKANRYFFVPDPVEVTVEGAPRREAHAALHPSDPARGVRTLVAEGRILLPRADIEGKSMVRLKDLYNVRIVWDGDTPRISYAGDSLEEARSEKAPIIQWLPADAKLPCTLLQQDGSLEGFCEPPVAGEADRVVQFERIGFARIDSVEDGRVSAYFAHR; this is translated from the coding sequence ATGGAGACCGATATCGAGCGCCTGCTCTTTATCTACGCTCTGCAGAACGCGGTGAAGCACGACAGCGCCCCGAAGAGCGGGACGGTCATCGGCACGGTGCTCGGCAAGCACCCGGAGTTCCGGAGCCGGGCCAAGGAACTCGGCCCTCTTGCAGGGAAGGCGATCGCGGAGGTGGCGGCGATGAGCGCGGCCGAGCGTAAAAGCCGTCTTCTGGAACTCGCGCCCGAACTCGTTGCGGAACTCACCGAGACGCACGAGAAGTCGAGGGAACTCCCCGCACTCGAGGGTGCGGAGAACGGTGTGGTGATGCGGTTCGCGCCGAACCCGAGCGGGCCGCTGCACCTCGGGCACGCCCGCGCCTCCGTCCTGAACGACTACTACGTCAGGCGCTACGGCGGGCGATACGTCCTCCGCGTCGAGGATACCGACCCGAGGAGGGTCGATCCCGAGGCATACGCGATGGTCCTCGAGGACATCGAGTGGCTGGGACTCGGGATCACCGATATCGTCTACCAGAGCGACCGCCTCGATATCTACTACGATTGGTGCAGAAAGCTCATCGAACTCGGCGGCGCCTACGTCTGCGTCTGCGACTCCGAACGTTTCCGCGAGCTCAAACTCAAGGGGAAGGCATGCCCCTGCCGCGAGCGGACGGTGGAGGAGAACCTGGAACTCTGGCAGAAGATGCTTGATGGGGAGTTCTACGAGGGCGACGCGACCGTCCGGGTGAAGACGGAGCTCGCTCACCCCGACCCGGCGATGCGGGACTACTCCGCGATGCGGATCGTGAACGCGCCTCTCCACCCGCGGGTGGAGAACACGGTCTTTCCGCTGATGAACTTCTCGGTCGCGGTGGACGACCACCTGCTCGGGATCACCCACGTCATCCGCGGGAAGGACCACATCGCGAACACGCGACGGCAGCGTTACCTCTTCGACTACTTCGGGTGGAAGCCGCCGGTCTACCGCCACTACGGCCGGATGGGGATATCGGGCGTCGTCCTCTCGACCTCGGGGATGCGCGAGGGGATCAAGAGCGGTCTCTACACCGGCTGGGACGACATCCACCTCGGGACGATGCGGGCGATCGCGCGTCGCGGTATCGAGCCGGAGGCCGTCCGGAACGCCATGATCGATATCGGGATCGGGGAGACCGACATATCGTTCTCGTGGGAGAACCTGTATGCCCGGAACAAGGAACTCGTCGACCCGAAGGCGAACCGCTACTTCTTCGTCCCCGATCCGGTCGAGGTGACCGTCGAGGGCGCCCCGCGCCGCGAGGCGCACGCGGCGCTCCACCCGAGCGATCCCGCCCGGGGGGTCCGCACCCTCGTCGCCGAGGGGAGGATCCTCCTCCCGCGGGCGGATATCGAAGGGAAAAGCATGGTCCGGTTGAAAGACCTCTACAACGTCAGGATCGTGTGGGACGGCGATACGCCGCGCATATCCTACGCGGGCGACTCGCTCGAGGAGGCCCGGAGCGAGAAGGCGCCGATCATCCAGTGGCTGCCGGCGGACGCGAAACTCCCGTGCACGCTTCTGCAGCAGGACGGGAGCCTCGAAGGGTTCTGCGAGCCGCCGGTCGCCGGGGAGGCGGACCGCGTCGTCCAGTTCGAGCGGATCGGGTTTGCCCGGATCGACTCGGTCGAGGACGGCCGGGTGAGCGCGTATTTTGCGCACCGGTAA